The Nitrosospira lacus genome window below encodes:
- the lspA gene encoding signal peptidase II, which translates to MKLQVSLILASIVLVLDFATKRWVESALFYGEHIPLTGFFNLVLAYNAGAAFSFLSDAAGWQRWFFSAIAVGASVLIVYLLRKHAAERLFCAALSLVLGGALGNLWDRITLGHVVDFLDFHAGGYHWPAFNVADSAIFVGAMLLIIDSFRRKEQE; encoded by the coding sequence ATGAAACTTCAAGTCAGCCTGATCCTGGCTTCGATCGTTCTGGTGCTGGATTTTGCCACCAAACGCTGGGTGGAATCTGCCTTGTTTTACGGCGAGCACATTCCGCTGACCGGTTTCTTCAACCTGGTGCTCGCTTATAACGCAGGCGCGGCGTTCAGCTTTTTAAGTGACGCAGCCGGGTGGCAGCGCTGGTTTTTTAGCGCGATAGCGGTGGGGGCTTCAGTACTGATTGTTTATCTGCTGCGCAAGCATGCCGCCGAAAGGCTATTTTGTGCCGCGCTGAGCCTGGTGCTGGGCGGAGCGCTGGGTAACTTGTGGGATCGCATTACGCTGGGTCACGTGGTGGATTTTCTGGATTTCCATGCTGGCGGCTATCACTGGCCCGCGTTCAACGTGGCGGATTCCGCGATTTTTGTCGGCGCCATGTTGCTGATCATTGATAGTTTCCGGCGCAAGGAACAGGAATAG
- the ileS gene encoding isoleucine--tRNA ligase — protein sequence MTDYKKTLNLPDTPFPMRGDLAKREPAMLKAWQEKELYQRIRDVCRGRPKFVLHDGPPYANGDIHIGHAVNKILKDIIVKARTLAGFDAPYVPGWDCHGLPIEHQIEKKHGKNLPADKVRALCRAFAQEQVARQKADFIRLGVLGDWESPYFTMNYGTEAGIIRALGKVRKSGFLYQGQKPVNWCIDCGSALAEAEVEYEDKTSPAIDVGFEVVGSRAQNAEDDPRHPLAAAFGISIPENTRVYAVIWTTTPWTLPANQAVSVHPDFDYALVETPRGLLILAADLAQACLDRYGLHGETLATCKGAALEGILLNHPFNGQQVPIICGGHVTLEAGTGLVHTAPAHGLDDYFIGQKYGLSNDSPVDDDGKFIAATPVVGGLFVWKASDVVIDILGASGHLLHMEKIQHSYPHCWRHKTPIIFRSTPQWFIGMGRDHWAGGSPQEKTLRELASNAVEATRFYPAWGKARLEAMIRNRPDWCVSRQRDWGVPMAFFVHRETGALHPRTDELLEQVAQRVEQQGIEAWFSLDAAELLGDEAQDYKKLPDTLDVWFDSGTTHDTVLKPDAHLKYPADLYLEGSDQHRGWFQSSLLTGCVIDGRAPYDALLTHGFVVDGHGRKMSKSKGNVIAPQKVMDTSGADILRLWVASTDYSGELSISDEILKRVVESYRRIRNTLRFLLANLADFDPATDAVAVEQWLEIDRYMLAFTRALQDELTQYYERYEFHLAVHRLHNFCSEDLGGFYLDILKDRLYTAAAEGNPRRSAQTALYHIAHSLVRLFAPILSFTAEEVWEHLVRDADDSVLLHTWHEFPLQTEESALIRRWARLRELRSHVQRQLEDSRGRGEIGSSLAAAVEIHIGGEDFLLLDSLGDDLRLVIVTSEARVVRSEALQRAEVSVTPSTHPKCERCWHYRRDVGVDSIHPTICGRCVSNLFGSGEVRRYA from the coding sequence ATGACCGATTATAAAAAAACACTCAACCTGCCCGACACGCCTTTTCCCATGCGCGGCGACCTCGCCAAGCGCGAACCCGCCATGCTCAAAGCCTGGCAGGAGAAGGAGCTTTACCAAAGAATCCGCGACGTCTGCCGGGGCCGTCCCAAATTCGTGCTGCACGACGGCCCGCCCTATGCCAATGGCGACATACACATCGGCCATGCGGTCAATAAAATCCTCAAGGATATTATCGTCAAGGCCAGGACGCTGGCTGGCTTCGATGCCCCTTATGTGCCTGGGTGGGATTGTCATGGGCTGCCGATCGAGCACCAGATCGAGAAAAAACACGGAAAAAACTTGCCTGCGGACAAGGTACGCGCGCTCTGCCGCGCTTTTGCGCAGGAACAGGTGGCACGGCAGAAGGCGGATTTTATCCGGCTCGGCGTACTGGGCGATTGGGAAAGTCCGTATTTCACCATGAATTACGGCACCGAGGCAGGGATTATCCGCGCGCTTGGGAAGGTTCGAAAAAGCGGATTTCTCTACCAGGGGCAAAAACCCGTCAACTGGTGCATCGATTGCGGCTCCGCGCTGGCGGAGGCCGAGGTCGAATATGAGGACAAGACGTCGCCGGCGATTGATGTCGGCTTCGAGGTCGTTGGTTCCCGCGCTCAAAATGCCGAGGATGATCCCCGGCACCCGCTGGCTGCAGCTTTCGGCATCTCCATACCTGAAAATACCAGGGTGTACGCGGTCATTTGGACTACCACGCCATGGACACTCCCCGCCAATCAGGCGGTGTCGGTACATCCCGATTTCGATTATGCGCTGGTGGAAACGCCTCGCGGACTGCTCATACTGGCCGCTGATCTGGCGCAAGCGTGTCTCGATCGCTATGGGCTGCACGGCGAAACCCTTGCGACATGCAAAGGTGCGGCGCTGGAAGGCATCCTGTTGAATCATCCCTTCAACGGGCAGCAGGTACCGATTATCTGCGGCGGGCACGTAACCCTGGAAGCCGGGACGGGCCTGGTACATACCGCGCCAGCGCATGGGCTGGACGATTATTTTATCGGCCAGAAGTACGGTCTTTCCAATGACAGCCCAGTGGATGACGACGGCAAGTTCATCGCCGCCACGCCGGTCGTTGGCGGATTGTTCGTGTGGAAAGCCAGCGATGTGGTGATCGACATACTTGGGGCCAGTGGGCACCTGCTGCACATGGAAAAGATCCAGCATAGCTACCCGCACTGCTGGCGGCACAAGACCCCGATCATTTTCCGGTCCACGCCACAGTGGTTCATCGGTATGGGCCGGGACCACTGGGCAGGGGGTTCTCCTCAGGAAAAAACCCTGCGGGAACTGGCCTCGAATGCCGTGGAAGCCACGCGGTTTTATCCCGCATGGGGTAAGGCTCGCCTGGAGGCGATGATCAGGAACCGGCCCGATTGGTGCGTGTCGCGCCAGCGGGACTGGGGCGTGCCCATGGCATTCTTCGTGCACAGGGAGACGGGAGCCTTGCATCCGCGTACCGATGAATTGCTGGAGCAAGTCGCGCAGCGCGTTGAGCAGCAGGGGATAGAAGCATGGTTCAGCCTGGACGCGGCGGAGTTGCTGGGTGATGAAGCGCAAGACTACAAGAAGCTCCCGGACACGCTGGATGTGTGGTTTGATTCCGGGACCACGCATGACACGGTTCTGAAACCCGATGCCCACCTCAAATACCCGGCCGACCTTTATCTGGAGGGCTCCGACCAGCATCGCGGCTGGTTCCAGTCCTCGCTTCTGACGGGTTGCGTGATTGACGGACGTGCGCCTTATGACGCATTGCTCACCCACGGTTTCGTGGTGGATGGCCATGGTCGCAAGATGAGCAAATCCAAGGGGAATGTTATTGCTCCGCAAAAGGTGATGGATACCTCGGGCGCGGATATTCTGCGGCTATGGGTGGCATCCACCGATTATTCCGGCGAGCTTTCCATTTCGGATGAGATCCTGAAGCGGGTGGTGGAGAGTTATCGGCGCATACGCAATACGCTGCGTTTTCTTCTCGCCAATCTGGCTGATTTCGATCCTGCCACGGATGCGGTTGCGGTGGAGCAATGGCTGGAGATAGACCGCTATATGCTGGCTTTTACGCGGGCGCTTCAGGATGAGCTGACGCAGTATTATGAGCGTTACGAATTCCACCTGGCGGTGCACCGGCTGCATAATTTCTGTTCCGAGGATTTGGGTGGTTTCTATCTGGATATTCTCAAGGACCGGCTATATACCGCTGCCGCCGAAGGTAACCCGCGCCGCTCTGCGCAAACTGCGCTGTATCACATCGCCCATAGCCTGGTGCGCCTGTTTGCGCCTATCCTCAGTTTTACCGCCGAGGAGGTATGGGAGCACCTGGTGCGCGACGCAGACGATAGTGTCTTGCTGCATACCTGGCATGAATTTCCTTTGCAGACGGAAGAATCAGCGCTGATCCGGCGTTGGGCCCGCCTGCGCGAGCTCCGCTCGCACGTGCAACGGCAGTTGGAAGACTCGCGTGGCCGGGGAGAAATCGGCTCATCGCTTGCCGCCGCGGTGGAAATTCATATCGGCGGAGAGGATTTTCTGCTGCTCGATTCGCTGGGCGACGATCTTCGACTCGTCATCGTCACCTCCGAGGCGCGTGTGGTCAGATCGGAAGCGCTGCAGAGGGCGGAGGTTTCCGTCACGCCAAGCACTCATCCGAAATGCGAGCGCTGCTGGCATTATCGCCGCGATGTGGGAGTCGATTCCATTCATCCCACGATCTGTGGCCGATGCGTCTCCAACCTTTTCGGCTCGGGCGAAGTCCGGCGATATGCCTGA
- a CDS encoding acyltransferase family protein, whose translation MDALKAIACILIVLHHLAAYGPMSEIAYPLFPGLIDGLYEYGRMAVQVFLVVAGFLFAGKHAPGGELLVAHPIQAIKQRYFRLVVPYLAALILAIGCAAIARSWMVHDSIPHAAEPFQFLAHAFLLHDLLDQEALSAGVWYVAIDFQLFAVTVILLWLSRQIQRGYPNLKAAGLVLITGLTLASLFVFNRDTSLDETAFYFFGSFGLGILVYWASSRQQSLWLMLLLVVMIAAALLVDFRSRIAIAGIVMLTLGLARQYRSVLQDLPIPNFLSTLGRISYSIFLVHFPLCLIVNATFFRLFPDQPVTNAFGMILALGVSILGGALFFRWVESGWNRPAYLWRKGKEGGVSVG comes from the coding sequence GTGGATGCCCTCAAGGCCATCGCCTGCATATTGATTGTGTTGCATCACCTGGCGGCCTATGGCCCCATGTCGGAGATAGCATATCCGCTGTTTCCTGGTTTGATCGATGGACTTTACGAATACGGAAGAATGGCTGTACAAGTATTTCTTGTCGTAGCGGGTTTTTTGTTTGCCGGGAAACATGCGCCGGGCGGTGAATTACTCGTGGCCCACCCCATTCAGGCCATCAAGCAACGCTACTTCAGACTGGTCGTGCCGTATCTCGCCGCCTTGATCCTGGCGATCGGATGTGCGGCCATCGCAAGAAGCTGGATGGTCCACGATTCCATCCCTCACGCGGCTGAACCCTTCCAGTTTCTGGCCCATGCATTTTTACTGCACGATTTGCTCGATCAGGAGGCGCTATCGGCAGGCGTCTGGTATGTAGCGATCGATTTCCAATTGTTCGCCGTTACCGTGATCCTGCTCTGGCTATCAAGACAAATCCAGCGCGGATACCCGAACCTGAAAGCAGCCGGTCTGGTTTTGATTACCGGCTTAACCTTAGCCTCGCTGTTTGTGTTTAACCGGGATACTTCCCTGGACGAAACCGCTTTCTATTTCTTTGGGTCATTCGGTCTCGGGATTCTGGTTTATTGGGCTTCGAGCAGGCAACAATCTCTCTGGCTCATGCTGCTGCTGGTTGTGATGATCGCGGCCGCCTTGCTGGTAGACTTCAGATCCCGCATTGCGATTGCGGGAATTGTAATGCTGACGTTGGGTCTTGCCAGGCAATATCGCTCCGTACTGCAAGATTTGCCTATACCGAATTTTCTAAGCACTCTCGGCCGTATTTCCTACTCCATATTCCTGGTTCACTTCCCCCTGTGCCTGATAGTCAACGCAACATTCTTTCGCCTTTTTCCGGATCAGCCTGTCACGAATGCATTCGGGATGATCCTGGCTTTAGGCGTCAGCATTCTGGGTGGCGCTCTATTTTTCAGATGGGTGGAGAGCGGCTGGAACAGGCCTGCTTATTTGTGGAGGAAGGGGAAAGAGGGGGGTGTTTCTGTGGGCTAG
- a CDS encoding cob(I)yrinic acid a,c-diamide adenosyltransferase: MGKRLTKIYTRTGDDGTTGLGDGTRSAKESSRIEAIGTVDELNSCIGVLLAENLEEGARLKLENIQHDLFDLGGDLSIPGRNSISEAQVTRLETQLDGYNSTLSALKEFILPGGTRAAALCHVARAVCRRAERCVVRIARSEAVMPLHIQYLNRLSDFLFVLSRVLNRQHGEEDVLWQPGKNRASDCV; encoded by the coding sequence ATGGGTAAACGGCTAACCAAGATCTATACGCGCACGGGCGATGACGGCACCACGGGTCTGGGTGACGGTACTCGATCCGCCAAGGAGAGTTCACGTATCGAGGCTATCGGCACCGTGGATGAGCTTAATAGCTGCATTGGCGTGCTGCTTGCAGAAAATCTCGAGGAAGGAGCGCGCCTCAAACTGGAAAATATACAGCATGACCTGTTCGACCTGGGGGGCGATCTAAGCATTCCAGGGCGCAACAGCATAAGTGAAGCGCAAGTAACCCGCCTGGAGACACAACTCGATGGCTACAATTCCACGCTGAGCGCACTTAAGGAATTCATACTTCCCGGCGGCACCCGCGCAGCCGCCCTCTGTCACGTCGCGCGTGCCGTTTGCCGTCGCGCGGAGAGATGTGTGGTCAGGATAGCTCGCAGCGAAGCAGTGATGCCATTACACATCCAATATCTCAACCGCCTGTCAGACTTCCTGTTCGTGCTGAGCCGTGTTTTGAATCGTCAGCACGGTGAGGAGGATGTGCTATGGCAGCCTGGAAAGAATCGTGCTTCGGATTGCGTCTAA
- a CDS encoding NapC/NirT family cytochrome c, with protein MAGMRAGGTLLTGALLGVVMVAVVFGGEAAVSTTEFCTSCHSMSYPAEELKTSSHYGALGANPGCKDCHIPQGFKNFHLAVATHVVDGARELYLEFANDYSTLEKFNERRLIMAHDARMNLKKWDSNTCRECHKNPQPPGSDAKAAHKKMETEGATCIDCHQNLVHKEVAETDLNASRKEGKMVLKPEKKDKDDEEDEEG; from the coding sequence ATGGCCGGAATGCGCGCGGGCGGCACCCTGCTCACGGGTGCGCTCCTGGGGGTTGTCATGGTGGCGGTGGTATTCGGCGGCGAGGCCGCCGTCTCCACCACCGAATTCTGCACCAGCTGCCACTCCATGTCCTATCCGGCGGAAGAACTCAAGACCTCCTCCCACTATGGCGCCCTGGGTGCCAACCCGGGCTGCAAGGACTGCCACATCCCGCAGGGCTTCAAGAACTTCCACCTGGCGGTGGCGACGCACGTGGTGGATGGGGCGCGCGAGCTGTACCTGGAATTTGCCAACGACTACTCCACGCTGGAGAAATTCAACGAGCGCAGGCTGATCATGGCGCACGATGCGCGCATGAACCTGAAGAAGTGGGACAGCAACACCTGCCGCGAATGCCACAAGAACCCGCAGCCGCCCGGATCCGATGCCAAGGCCGCGCACAAGAAGATGGAGACCGAAGGGGCCACCTGCATCGACTGCCACCAGAACCTGGTGCACAAGGAAGTCGCCGAGACCGACCTCAATGCCAGCCGCAAGGAAGGCAAAATGGTCCTCAAGCCCGAAAAGAAGGATAAGGACGACGAGGAGGATGAAGAGGGCTGA
- the cycA gene encoding cytochrome c-550 CycA, producing the protein MRHSLTFALAAAAMFALLSGSATAQSFEGRKKCSSCHKSQAESWGETAHAKAMDSLKPNTKAEAKKKAKLDPKKDYTKDKDCVGCHVDGWGKEGGYTIDDPNKFTSGVGCESCHGPGAKYRGIHRKAGAAYEKSKKTAPRSTLADAGQDFAFEESCNACHLNYKGSPWKGAKEPYTPFTPEVDKKYTFDFNKYVKDTKAMHEHYKLDGTFEGEPKFKYHDDFQSKAKVGVKGSED; encoded by the coding sequence ATGCGCCATTCCCTGACATTTGCCCTGGCTGCCGCAGCCATGTTTGCGCTGCTATCCGGCAGCGCCACCGCACAATCGTTTGAAGGCCGCAAGAAGTGCAGTTCCTGTCACAAGAGCCAGGCCGAATCATGGGGCGAGACCGCTCACGCCAAGGCCATGGACTCGCTCAAGCCCAACACCAAGGCCGAGGCCAAGAAAAAGGCCAAGCTGGACCCCAAGAAGGACTACACCAAGGACAAGGACTGCGTAGGCTGCCACGTTGACGGCTGGGGCAAGGAAGGCGGCTACACCATAGACGACCCCAACAAATTCACCAGCGGCGTGGGCTGCGAATCCTGTCACGGGCCGGGTGCCAAGTATCGCGGCATCCACCGCAAGGCGGGAGCGGCCTACGAGAAATCGAAGAAGACCGCGCCGCGTTCGACCCTGGCCGATGCCGGGCAGGACTTCGCCTTTGAAGAATCCTGCAACGCCTGCCACCTGAACTACAAGGGCTCGCCGTGGAAGGGCGCCAAGGAACCGTACACCCCGTTCACCCCGGAAGTGGACAAGAAATACACCTTTGACTTCAACAAATACGTCAAGGACACCAAGGCCATGCACGAGCACTACAAACTGGACGGCACCTTTGAAGGCGAGCCGAAGTTCAAGTACCATGACGACTTCCAGTCCAAGGCCAAAGTGGGCGTGAAAGGTTCGGAGGACTGA
- a CDS encoding DEAD/DEAH box helicase: MSFDQLNLSPEILRAIADQGYTEPTPIQAQAIPPILEGKDIMGGAQTGTGKTAGFTLPMLHRLQPHANISVSPAKHPIRALILVPTRELAAQVYESVKTYGKYLPLKCAVVYGGVNIDPQVKELRAGVEILVATPGRLLDHIEQKTMNLSRIEILILDEADRMLDMGFMPDIKRILALIPPQRQSLMFSATFSDEIKKLADKLLKQPVLIEVARRNSITELVTHVVHPIDRERKRELLTHLIKSQDLKQVLVFVRTKHGAGRLAQQLERDGITATAIHGDKSQPQRTQALAEFKEGVVRVLVATDVAARGLDIEDLPHVVNFELPTTPEDYVHRIGRTGRAGTKGDAISLVCEDEHELLEGIEKLLKIKLNVEAVAGFEAETSRHPKGPVDDRHRPNRNEPARPEQKKQSESRRHPTEAHPSSRSRELKKHEGSGEYRPGGRAKQPEDPLFTQPYTPSVKPSDTASGPSNGTASASIGGKPSDHLRRGQQTKPLPALFMPRVLPKTKQDE; this comes from the coding sequence ATGTCGTTTGATCAACTCAACCTATCCCCCGAGATCCTGCGTGCCATTGCGGATCAAGGCTATACAGAACCTACTCCCATCCAGGCACAGGCTATTCCACCGATCCTCGAGGGCAAGGACATAATGGGGGGGGCGCAAACCGGCACCGGTAAAACCGCTGGCTTTACCCTTCCCATGCTGCATCGGTTGCAGCCACATGCCAATATCAGCGTATCGCCCGCCAAGCATCCGATTCGCGCACTGATTCTGGTTCCTACACGGGAATTGGCGGCGCAAGTGTATGAAAGCGTCAAGACTTACGGTAAATACCTGCCGCTCAAATGTGCGGTGGTGTACGGCGGCGTGAATATCGATCCCCAGGTGAAGGAGTTGCGCGCGGGCGTGGAGATCCTGGTAGCGACACCGGGACGGTTACTGGATCATATCGAGCAGAAAACGATGAATCTCTCCAGGATCGAGATTCTGATATTGGATGAGGCTGACCGCATGCTTGACATGGGTTTCATGCCCGACATAAAGCGTATTCTTGCGCTGATACCGCCGCAGCGTCAAAGCCTGATGTTCTCCGCCACTTTTTCCGACGAGATCAAAAAACTGGCAGATAAGCTGTTAAAACAACCGGTGCTGATCGAAGTGGCACGGCGCAATTCCATCACCGAATTGGTGACCCACGTCGTACATCCGATCGACCGCGAGCGTAAACGCGAATTGCTCACCCACCTCATCAAGTCGCAAGACTTGAAACAGGTGCTGGTATTTGTCCGTACCAAGCATGGCGCCGGGCGCCTGGCTCAGCAGCTGGAGCGCGACGGCATCACCGCGACAGCGATTCATGGCGATAAGAGCCAGCCTCAACGCACCCAGGCGCTGGCGGAATTCAAGGAAGGGGTGGTGCGGGTTCTGGTGGCAACCGACGTTGCCGCACGTGGACTGGACATCGAAGACCTGCCGCATGTCGTCAACTTCGAATTACCCACGACGCCGGAAGATTATGTCCATCGAATCGGCCGCACCGGCCGCGCCGGCACCAAAGGCGACGCAATTTCCCTGGTATGCGAGGATGAGCATGAATTACTCGAAGGTATCGAGAAACTTCTGAAAATCAAGCTCAATGTGGAGGCGGTGGCAGGATTCGAGGCGGAAACGTCGCGTCACCCAAAGGGACCGGTAGATGATCGCCATCGACCCAATCGGAACGAGCCCGCCAGACCGGAGCAGAAGAAACAATCCGAATCCCGCAGACATCCCACTGAAGCGCATCCTTCTTCCCGCTCCAGGGAGCTCAAGAAACATGAAGGATCTGGAGAGTACAGACCAGGGGGACGCGCCAAGCAGCCCGAGGATCCCCTATTTACGCAGCCCTATACGCCATCGGTAAAACCTTCCGATACCGCCTCCGGACCCTCTAACGGAACGGCATCGGCATCCATCGGGGGTAAACCATCGGATCATCTCCGCCGGGGGCAGCAAACCAAACCCCTGCCCGCGCTATTCATGCCGCGTGTTCTCCCAAAAACCAAGCAGGACGAGTAA
- the epsA gene encoding XrtB/PEP-CTERM-associated transcriptional regulator EpsA, with product MTYKMDQLSTLSAEHLDRYHRIITEAIGVSRHKELLAWLQGELQHYLPHEILISAWGDFTSKLICYDIVSALPGIRTEYSNPQTLSPLLQGLFNRWVELGKLPYTLGVGDSGFLLEEGGLSCPLGKALQGMRTLLVHGLIDERSDQDCLYIIFSSERKLHDSLGAMQILLPYLDTALSQVTPLAHPEFNAPVLADQPQAGEYWGLSKREIEIMNWVRIGKTNLEIASILGISVFTVKNHLQHVFKALDVATRMQAVIKIAQIRKRGS from the coding sequence ATGACCTATAAAATGGATCAGCTCTCTACCTTATCCGCCGAGCATCTCGACCGTTACCACCGCATCATTACGGAAGCGATAGGCGTAAGCCGGCACAAGGAGTTGCTGGCATGGCTGCAAGGAGAATTGCAACACTATCTGCCGCATGAAATCCTGATTTCCGCATGGGGTGATTTCACATCAAAGTTGATTTGCTATGACATCGTTTCAGCATTGCCTGGAATCAGAACCGAATACTCCAATCCGCAAACACTCTCCCCGCTATTGCAAGGATTGTTTAATCGCTGGGTCGAACTGGGAAAATTACCCTATACACTCGGTGTCGGCGACTCCGGTTTCCTGCTGGAAGAAGGGGGCCTTTCGTGTCCCCTCGGCAAAGCATTACAAGGCATGCGAACTTTACTGGTACATGGCCTGATCGACGAAAGGTCAGACCAGGACTGCCTTTATATTATCTTCAGCTCGGAAAGAAAGCTTCACGACTCGCTTGGCGCAATGCAGATTCTTCTACCTTATCTTGACACGGCGTTAAGCCAGGTAACCCCCCTTGCCCATCCTGAGTTCAATGCGCCTGTATTGGCAGATCAACCGCAAGCTGGAGAATACTGGGGGTTGAGCAAGCGTGAAATAGAGATTATGAATTGGGTAAGGATAGGCAAAACCAACCTGGAAATTGCCAGTATTTTAGGTATAAGCGTATTTACGGTTAAAAATCACCTGCAGCATGTCTTCAAAGCACTCGATGTTGCCACTCGAATGCAAGCCGTTATAAAGATCGCACAGATCCGCAAGCGGGGTAGCTGA
- a CDS encoding bifunctional riboflavin kinase/FAD synthetase yields the protein MRVSRGIPVQAEAPVALTIGNFDGVHLGHQAMLVRLKEAASRLHLGACVMIFEPHPREFFAPDQAPTRLTSLREKLELLAAAGVDRVQICRFNFDFARISAEDFIVRILRRGLAVRWILVGDDFRFGARRAGDFAMLKAFSDECGFEVEEMPAYAVDGLRVSSTAVREALADGDLDLVRRLLGRSYGISGRVVSGDRLGKKLGFPTANIQLKHNRPPLSGIFAVEVEVGPQGVTALPSPKSMRAMRGVASLGVRPTVHENGKPVLEVHLFDFAEDIYGRHLRVHFLRKLRNEEKYPDLETLTRQIARDVEQARHYFASVAPAFSAAVEKNRLHRLN from the coding sequence ATGCGTGTTTCCCGAGGCATCCCCGTTCAAGCCGAAGCTCCCGTTGCGCTTACCATAGGCAATTTCGATGGGGTGCATCTGGGTCATCAGGCGATGCTCGTCCGTCTGAAGGAAGCGGCCAGCCGGCTCCATCTTGGTGCTTGTGTCATGATTTTCGAGCCGCATCCGCGCGAGTTTTTCGCGCCGGACCAAGCACCCACGCGGCTTACCAGTTTGCGCGAGAAGCTGGAGTTGCTGGCGGCGGCGGGCGTGGATCGGGTGCAGATATGCCGCTTCAATTTCGATTTCGCCAGGATCAGCGCGGAAGATTTCATTGTCCGCATCCTGCGGCGCGGGCTTGCCGTCAGGTGGATTCTGGTGGGCGATGATTTTCGCTTTGGCGCCCGCCGTGCCGGTGATTTCGCCATGCTGAAAGCTTTTTCCGACGAATGCGGTTTCGAGGTCGAAGAAATGCCCGCCTACGCCGTGGATGGTTTGCGAGTTTCGAGCACGGCGGTTCGGGAAGCATTGGCGGATGGCGATCTGGACCTTGTCAGGCGCCTGCTGGGGCGGTCCTATGGTATCAGCGGGCGGGTGGTGAGTGGCGACAGGCTTGGCAAGAAACTTGGCTTCCCCACGGCCAACATCCAGTTGAAGCACAACCGGCCTCCGCTGTCGGGTATTTTTGCGGTAGAAGTCGAAGTGGGTCCCCAAGGCGTAACAGCGTTGCCCTCGCCCAAGTCGATGCGGGCGATGCGAGGCGTAGCCAGCCTGGGTGTGCGTCCGACCGTGCATGAGAATGGCAAGCCGGTGCTGGAGGTCCACCTGTTCGATTTCGCTGAGGATATTTACGGCCGTCATTTGCGCGTGCATTTTCTGCGCAAGCTGCGGAATGAGGAAAAATATCCCGATCTGGAAACACTTACCCGGCAGATAGCGCGAGACGTTGAGCAGGCCAGGCACTACTTTGCTTCGGTCGCGCCGGCATTTTCTGCTGCCGTTGAAAAAAATCGCTTGCATAGATTGAACTGA